A single Paenibacillus sp. FSL R5-0517 DNA region contains:
- a CDS encoding 3'-5' exonuclease, with protein sequence MPYIIYDLEFTVSRNTRYSSEIIDIGAVKVTESADGLAVTDTFHTYVRPSNKSVLSTDTIQFTGITQKDIDAAPLFPAALNQFIAWMGSDPYYMCSWGPDDRSKLISHCRTHQLDVAWITNHNDLQQQWSRTVRKEGKFRQLGLAQALEICGIEFDGTQHRALDDAINTAKVFMHQFDRFTLENNCAADDEGIASKVVYSSSTEDEEKESPFGNLANLFKFKE encoded by the coding sequence ATGCCATATATCATATATGATCTTGAATTCACGGTAAGCCGCAATACTCGCTATTCTTCTGAAATCATTGATATCGGCGCCGTCAAAGTTACGGAAAGTGCGGATGGATTGGCCGTTACGGACACGTTCCATACGTATGTTCGTCCTTCCAACAAATCCGTTCTGTCCACTGACACGATTCAGTTTACAGGCATCACACAGAAAGATATTGATGCAGCCCCACTTTTTCCGGCAGCATTGAATCAATTCATTGCCTGGATGGGAAGTGACCCCTATTACATGTGTTCCTGGGGACCCGACGACCGCAGCAAACTGATCTCTCATTGTCGTACCCATCAACTGGATGTGGCCTGGATCACCAATCATAACGATCTCCAGCAACAATGGTCGCGCACCGTTCGCAAAGAAGGCAAGTTCCGTCAACTCGGTCTCGCTCAGGCTCTTGAAATCTGTGGCATTGAATTCGATGGTACCCAGCACCGCGCATTGGATGATGCCATCAATACAGCCAAGGTATTCATGCATCAATTCGACCGATTCACGCTGGAAAATAACTGTGCAGCCGATGATGAAGGCATTGCATCCAAGGTTGTCTATTCCAGCTCTACAGAAGATGAAGAGAAAGAATCTCCGTTTGGCAACCTGGCAAACCTGTTCAAATTCAAAGAGTAG
- a CDS encoding AIM24 family protein produces MNIHLNHAEAGGTGQVVTFSLIKDDRLHILHPQQIVAFRGPSGSRNDKFMNITGIYRKKKLIKSEITGPCQFVAALPPGFTMKEVELTEDSDLLYDFRHLFFYSDGVTMHTKIQKIKNMLITRDAVKMKFSGRGKIGLLTQGQVCQQELHPTAPLYVDAGSIIAYPENAHLELTVYGNNLASQHMNYHWKMTGHGSVLFQAGRENRRLEQDLNDEGLFKRILKEVIPFGNVLIK; encoded by the coding sequence ATGAACATACACCTGAACCATGCTGAAGCAGGCGGAACTGGACAAGTCGTCACATTTTCACTGATTAAAGATGACCGCCTTCATATTCTGCATCCACAGCAAATAGTGGCCTTCCGCGGTCCAAGTGGGAGCCGCAATGATAAATTCATGAATATTACAGGCATATATCGCAAGAAAAAGCTGATTAAATCTGAAATTACCGGACCTTGCCAATTTGTGGCTGCCCTGCCTCCCGGATTCACCATGAAGGAAGTGGAGCTCACGGAGGACAGTGATCTGCTCTATGATTTCCGCCACCTGTTCTTCTACTCGGATGGTGTAACGATGCATACCAAAATCCAAAAAATCAAAAACATGCTGATCACCCGTGATGCAGTGAAAATGAAATTTTCCGGCAGAGGTAAAATCGGATTGCTCACTCAAGGCCAGGTCTGCCAACAGGAACTTCACCCAACAGCACCGCTGTATGTGGATGCCGGTAGCATCATTGCCTATCCCGAGAATGCACATCTGGAACTCACGGTATATGGTAACAACCTTGCCAGTCAGCATATGAATTATCATTGGAAGATGACAGGACATGGATCTGTACTCTTTCAGGCTGGACGTGAGAATCGTCGGTTGGAACAGGATCTCAACGATGAGGGTCTGTTCAAACGAATTCTGAAAGAAGTGATCCCTTTCGGGAATGTACTGATCAAATAA
- the queC gene encoding 7-cyano-7-deazaguanine synthase QueC has product MNEEKAVVVFSGGQDSTTCLFWAKQQFAEVEVVTFDYGQRHKLEIECASEIARDLGVQQTVLDMSLLNQLAPNALTRTDVEITHEEGELPSTFVDGRNLLFLSFAAIMAKQKGARHLVTGVCETDFSGYPDCRDSFVKSMNVTLNLSMDYPFVIHTPLMWLDKAQTWKMADDLGAFEYVRERTLTCYNGVIGDGCGECPACKLRKAGLDRYVQQGAAAESAGVDVR; this is encoded by the coding sequence TTGAACGAAGAAAAAGCAGTCGTTGTATTCAGCGGCGGTCAGGATAGCACCACGTGTCTGTTCTGGGCCAAACAACAGTTTGCCGAAGTCGAGGTTGTTACGTTTGATTACGGTCAGCGCCACAAGCTGGAGATTGAATGTGCTTCCGAGATCGCTCGCGATCTGGGCGTGCAGCAAACGGTTCTCGATATGAGCCTGTTAAACCAGCTTGCACCCAATGCCCTCACGCGCACGGATGTTGAAATTACACATGAAGAAGGCGAACTGCCAAGTACATTTGTGGATGGACGGAATCTGTTGTTCCTCAGCTTTGCAGCCATTATGGCCAAACAAAAAGGAGCTCGTCACCTGGTTACAGGTGTATGTGAGACGGATTTCAGCGGATACCCGGATTGCCGGGATTCATTTGTAAAGTCAATGAATGTGACACTTAATCTCTCGATGGACTACCCATTTGTCATTCATACGCCGCTCATGTGGCTGGACAAAGCCCAAACGTGGAAGATGGCAGATGATCTCGGTGCCTTCGAATATGTGCGTGAGCGTACCCTGACCTGTTATAACGGCGTAATTGGCGATGGATGCGGAGAATGCCCTGCTTGCAAACTGCGCAAAGCCGGACTGGATCGTTATGTACAGCAAGGTGCTGCTGCTGAATCGGCGGGAGTGGATGTACGATGA
- the queD gene encoding 6-carboxytetrahydropterin synthase QueD has product MREPGTFRIVEHLQRIGEDILPTQLRYHRKRVLVSKEFTFDAAHHLHCYEGKCKNLHGHTYKVIFGISGYPGETGLTVDFGHIKDIWKTQIEGYLDHQYLNESLPLMNTTAENMVVWLFEQMEHALQTEPYVGLTDGGRTEFVRLFETPTSYAEARREWMIDE; this is encoded by the coding sequence ATGAGAGAGCCGGGAACATTCCGTATTGTGGAGCATCTGCAACGAATAGGTGAAGATATTCTACCCACCCAGCTGCGCTATCACCGTAAACGTGTGCTTGTAAGCAAAGAATTCACCTTTGACGCGGCACATCATCTGCATTGTTATGAAGGCAAGTGCAAGAACTTGCACGGTCATACGTATAAAGTGATATTTGGCATCAGCGGTTATCCGGGTGAAACCGGGCTGACAGTTGATTTTGGACATATCAAGGATATATGGAAAACTCAGATTGAGGGTTATCTGGATCATCAGTACCTCAACGAGTCACTTCCTTTAATGAATACAACGGCTGAAAATATGGTCGTTTGGCTGTTCGAACAGATGGAACATGCGCTTCAGACAGAGCCATATGTTGGGCTAACCGACGGCGGACGGACAGAGTTTGTAAGGCTCTTCGAGACACCAACCAGTTACGCGGAAGCGAGACGGGAGTGGATGATTGATGAGTAG
- a CDS encoding 5'-nucleotidase C-terminal domain-containing protein — MKIWKNYVSLLLTVCLLFGSVGIAAAATDTTPGTGKHITILHTNDTHARAVESSPAMGFAKVAGIADKYRSENPNTLLLDAGDAVHGTTFATLVNGESIVKVMNEMGYQAIVPGNHEFNYGSDRLIELADMMNFPMLSANVKKKDGTRLFDPYLIKEVDGVKIGIIALTTPETLYKTNPKNVEGLDITDPSAEAKVLVNEIRSKVDVVVVLGHLGQDASSTDTSFKVVKEVPGIDVFIDGHSHTVLQDGLVSDNGTLIASAGEYTNYVGVIDLWVDGGKVTKKQATLIDETEAKDIKPNEKVATLVNSIQKEQEPILKEEVANTAILLDGKREQVRAGETNLGDLLADAIRDVSNADIALTNGGGIRSSIEQGVVTKGDIITVLPFGNQVVTLEVKGSDILAALEVGVASYPEPSGGFPQVSGIKFKIDASAAEGSRVHSVTVGDKALDPEATYTLATNDFTAVGGDEYTMFAKYPTTGMYGALDEALINYMQKLGAVNIKTDGRISEAKKPAVEPETPATETPAPTKPQPETPKPEKPVKPTPSKPAPAKLHVVKSGDSLYSISKQYGTTWQALQKLNNIKNPHWIYPGQQLKLPAAS; from the coding sequence ATGAAAATCTGGAAGAATTACGTTTCACTTCTGCTAACGGTCTGTTTGCTGTTTGGCAGTGTAGGTATTGCCGCGGCTGCAACGGACACCACTCCGGGCACAGGCAAACACATTACCATTCTACATACGAATGATACGCATGCCCGTGCAGTTGAATCTTCACCTGCCATGGGTTTTGCCAAAGTAGCTGGAATCGCTGACAAATATCGTAGCGAAAACCCGAACACACTCCTGCTGGATGCCGGAGATGCTGTACATGGTACAACTTTTGCCACTCTCGTAAATGGTGAGAGCATCGTAAAAGTCATGAATGAAATGGGATACCAGGCCATCGTACCGGGTAACCACGAATTCAACTATGGTTCGGATCGCCTGATTGAACTGGCAGACATGATGAACTTCCCCATGCTGAGTGCCAACGTGAAGAAAAAAGACGGAACACGACTCTTTGATCCTTACCTCATCAAAGAGGTGGATGGCGTGAAGATCGGTATCATCGCTTTGACTACACCGGAAACGTTGTACAAAACGAATCCGAAAAACGTAGAAGGTCTTGATATTACAGATCCATCTGCGGAAGCCAAAGTTCTGGTAAACGAAATTCGCAGCAAAGTAGATGTTGTTGTTGTCTTGGGACACCTTGGACAAGACGCATCCAGCACGGATACTAGTTTCAAAGTCGTTAAAGAAGTTCCTGGCATCGATGTATTCATTGATGGTCACAGCCACACTGTACTGCAAGATGGTCTTGTATCCGATAATGGAACATTGATTGCAAGTGCAGGGGAATACACCAATTATGTGGGTGTCATCGATCTGTGGGTAGACGGTGGTAAAGTAACGAAGAAACAAGCAACTCTAATTGATGAAACGGAAGCAAAAGACATCAAACCGAATGAGAAAGTTGCAACTCTCGTAAACTCCATTCAAAAAGAACAAGAACCGATTTTGAAAGAAGAAGTAGCCAATACAGCTATACTGCTGGATGGTAAACGTGAACAAGTACGTGCAGGTGAAACTAACCTGGGTGACCTGCTTGCAGATGCCATTCGTGATGTCAGCAATGCCGATATCGCACTGACTAACGGTGGGGGTATCCGTTCTTCCATTGAGCAAGGTGTCGTAACCAAAGGTGATATCATCACAGTGCTTCCTTTTGGTAATCAAGTGGTAACTCTTGAAGTGAAGGGGTCCGATATCCTGGCAGCCCTTGAAGTCGGTGTAGCCTCCTATCCGGAACCAAGCGGTGGATTCCCGCAAGTATCTGGAATCAAGTTCAAAATCGACGCTTCCGCTGCTGAAGGTAGCCGTGTACATTCCGTGACTGTTGGTGATAAAGCCCTTGATCCGGAAGCCACATACACGCTGGCAACCAATGATTTCACAGCTGTTGGTGGTGACGAATACACCATGTTTGCCAAATACCCAACAACAGGTATGTATGGCGCGCTGGACGAAGCATTGATCAATTACATGCAGAAGCTTGGCGCAGTTAACATCAAAACAGATGGTCGGATCAGTGAAGCGAAAAAACCTGCAGTAGAGCCGGAAACTCCGGCAACAGAAACACCAGCTCCAACCAAGCCACAACCAGAAACACCAAAACCGGAAAAACCGGTTAAACCAACCCCAAGCAAACCAGCTCCAGCGAAACTGCATGTTGTGAAATCTGGGGATTCCCTGTACTCTATCTCCAAACAATACGGCACAACTTGGCAGGCATTGCAAAAGCTGAACAATATCAAAAATCCACACTGGATTTATCCAGGTCAACAATTGAAATTGCCTGCAGCTTCTTAA
- the queE gene encoding 7-carboxy-7-deazaguanine synthase QueE: MSSVVEHGPSRERNQEARIPVMEIFGPTVQGEGMVIGQKTMFVRTAGCDYRCSWCDSAFTWDGSGKDQIQMITPEGVWEELRRVGGTRFSHVTISGGNPALLASLGGLVALLRENGIRTAVETQGSRWQPWLADIDEVTVSPKPPSSGMDTDWSVLDDLIGRLAAGPAERSHSLKIVIFDETDLGYARRVHARYPGTDLFLQTGNPDVTSADTPDLASSLLVRYEWLIDQVSASDDLNDVRVLPQLHTLVWGNKRGV, translated from the coding sequence ATGAGTAGTGTTGTAGAACATGGGCCGTCGCGTGAACGTAACCAAGAGGCTCGCATCCCTGTGATGGAGATTTTTGGTCCGACGGTTCAAGGCGAAGGCATGGTCATCGGGCAAAAAACGATGTTTGTTCGCACCGCGGGTTGCGATTATCGCTGCTCCTGGTGCGACTCGGCCTTTACCTGGGACGGCAGTGGCAAGGACCAGATCCAGATGATTACGCCGGAGGGCGTATGGGAAGAATTGCGCCGCGTTGGCGGCACGCGTTTCTCCCATGTCACCATCTCCGGCGGTAATCCCGCCCTGCTCGCTTCGCTGGGCGGGTTGGTTGCCCTGCTGCGGGAGAACGGCATCCGCACCGCGGTGGAGACGCAGGGCTCCCGCTGGCAGCCTTGGCTGGCGGACATTGACGAAGTCACCGTCTCGCCCAAGCCACCCAGCTCCGGCATGGACACGGATTGGTCCGTGCTGGATGATCTGATCGGACGGCTAGCCGCTGGCCCGGCAGAACGAAGCCATAGTCTGAAGATCGTGATCTTCGATGAGACAGACCTGGGCTATGCCCGCCGTGTGCATGCACGATATCCGGGCACGGATCTATTTTTACAAACCGGGAACCCGGATGTGACTTCCGCCGATACGCCAGATCTGGCGTCCTCACTGCTTGTTCGTTATGAGTGGCTGATTGACCAAGTCAGTGCATCTGATGACCTGAATGATGTTCGTGTGCTTCCACAGCTTCATACGTTGGTATGGGGCAACAAACGCGGCGTCTAA
- the queF gene encoding preQ(1) synthase, translating into MRQPDEMQDVTLLGNQNVKYTFEYDPGILESFDNKHPYRDYFVKFNCPEFTSLCPITGQPDFATIYISYIPDIKMVESKSLKLYLFSFRNHGDFHEDCVNIIMNDLIKLMDPRYIEVWGKFTPRGGISIDPYTNYGKPGTKYEQMADHRMMNHDMYPETIDNR; encoded by the coding sequence ATGAGACAACCTGATGAGATGCAAGATGTGACGTTGCTAGGCAACCAGAACGTAAAATATACGTTTGAGTACGATCCGGGCATTCTGGAGAGCTTTGATAACAAACATCCGTACCGTGATTATTTTGTTAAATTCAACTGCCCGGAGTTCACCAGCCTGTGCCCGATTACGGGGCAGCCAGACTTTGCAACGATCTATATTAGCTACATTCCTGATATCAAAATGGTCGAGAGCAAATCACTCAAGCTGTACCTGTTCAGCTTCCGCAACCATGGTGACTTCCACGAGGATTGTGTGAATATCATCATGAACGACCTGATCAAGCTGATGGACCCGCGCTACATTGAAGTATGGGGCAAATTCACACCGCGCGGTGGTATTTCCATTGACCCTTATACAAACTATGGTAAGCCGGGAACGAAGTACGAGCAGATGGCCGACCACCGCATGATGAATCATGATATGTATCCAGAGACGATTGATAATCGTTAA
- a CDS encoding WYL domain-containing protein gives MTDRLIRLMRIITLVQAKPGILARELAQRCETTERTIYRDMEALSAMHIPIANMGHGQGYMFISNFAMYPLNWSDEEAQAFMHLAEVMENIRPLLKPAFESAYEKVVASSQKNKTERVEWSEQISGLFKVGLPVWQHENNDSQNQSLITLLQAGISQNTIEAEYLSQGKKGIVRIDPYCLIPQEYRFELLGYCHMSEKLRIFQVSRLLRIRILPRTFRKEDYLIQSHFRIPWAYEGSTEWTAFKIRFAPHAVERVMQEQFYIRPILTIETEGSLLFEAILSDVEEFLVWISKYGPDAEILEPEICRIKMKERLNYWQQMYNRS, from the coding sequence ATGACAGACCGACTAATCCGATTAATGCGCATTATCACGCTGGTACAAGCCAAGCCAGGCATTCTGGCGCGTGAGCTTGCCCAGCGATGCGAGACGACGGAAAGGACGATATACCGCGACATGGAGGCCCTCAGTGCAATGCATATCCCGATCGCCAATATGGGACACGGACAAGGGTACATGTTTATCAGCAATTTTGCCATGTATCCGCTTAATTGGTCTGATGAAGAAGCCCAAGCTTTCATGCATCTTGCTGAAGTTATGGAGAATATTCGTCCTTTGCTGAAACCTGCTTTTGAGAGCGCGTATGAGAAAGTGGTTGCTTCGAGTCAGAAAAACAAAACAGAACGTGTGGAATGGTCGGAGCAAATAAGTGGATTATTCAAAGTGGGATTGCCCGTATGGCAACATGAAAATAATGATTCACAGAACCAATCCCTGATTACCCTGCTTCAGGCAGGAATCTCACAGAACACTATTGAAGCGGAGTATCTGTCTCAAGGAAAAAAAGGAATTGTACGCATAGATCCTTACTGTCTTATCCCGCAAGAATACAGATTTGAGCTGTTAGGGTATTGTCATATGTCGGAGAAACTTCGAATATTTCAGGTGAGCCGGCTGCTAAGGATACGGATCTTGCCGCGTACGTTTCGAAAAGAGGACTATCTCATACAATCACACTTCCGCATTCCTTGGGCATATGAGGGAAGTACGGAGTGGACTGCGTTCAAAATTCGATTTGCACCCCATGCTGTGGAGCGTGTAATGCAGGAACAATTCTATATACGCCCCATCTTAACCATAGAAACGGAAGGTAGCCTGTTATTTGAAGCCATTTTAAGTGACGTTGAGGAGTTTCTCGTATGGATATCCAAATATGGACCTGATGCGGAGATCCTCGAACCAGAGATATGCCGCATCAAGATGAAAGAACGCCTGAATTATTGGCAGCAAATGTACAATAGAAGTTGA
- a CDS encoding FAD-dependent oxidoreductase, translating to MISRKRKITAITASVFVVLMSAAYGAFYIWNKNYKFNNNYVWQPLENVESTLTLKDSYNVIVAGTDPEGITAALSAARNGMRVLLVEARDRNMLGGLLTEGGLNTLDLNYSPEQPQLLSSLRQPDFLNKGIFQEWFDQIEGSSFDTHTAANVFYRMVRSEPNIDLLMNAKELVPLTEQSTGDHTTITGMSITKEDGTTVQISTRSIIDATQDADIAAAAGVPYSIGRQDIGDGKSKMVSTLVFKLSGVTDEVWQKFREREGTGVDKMSAWGYGDARKYESSNPQHIKIRSLNIGRQNDDTILVNTMQIFGVDPLDPISVKEGLEIGNKEAPRIVDFLKKNYDEFAGLQYAGTANELYVRESRHIYGEYRLTLADVMENRDHWDAIGYGSYDIDIQSTSVGNAGTIMLSPIQYGVPFRSLVPLKVDGMLVVGRAASYDTIPHGSARVVPLGMAEGEAAGAAVKLAYVHKESFRELSASEERASELRKMLEKQGMDLKVHHFEQPKYMEHKDYKGLLAATSMYMTSGNYNNDGWELDKGMNPERFLSKLKRMQSMFPEAYTGSADQALATMENASSLPLTLDQAAYMLCLAMGSAEAETSLEDALAQLQTQNFISDDTLAGIADKNNLTNGDAFMLIRDVVEYYSGVVFG from the coding sequence TTGATTAGCAGAAAAAGGAAAATAACAGCAATCACAGCTAGTGTGTTTGTTGTGTTAATGAGCGCTGCTTATGGTGCATTTTATATTTGGAACAAGAATTATAAATTTAATAATAATTATGTATGGCAGCCACTGGAGAACGTAGAATCTACATTAACCTTGAAAGATTCCTATAACGTGATTGTAGCTGGAACGGACCCTGAAGGTATTACCGCTGCCTTATCAGCTGCTCGTAATGGGATGCGTGTGTTACTGGTGGAAGCCAGAGATCGCAACATGTTGGGCGGATTGTTAACCGAGGGAGGCCTTAATACGCTGGATCTAAATTATTCCCCTGAACAACCGCAGTTATTGAGTAGTTTGCGACAGCCTGATTTTTTGAACAAGGGCATTTTCCAGGAATGGTTTGACCAGATCGAGGGCAGTTCTTTTGATACCCATACAGCAGCTAACGTTTTCTATCGGATGGTTCGTTCTGAACCTAATATTGACCTGTTGATGAACGCGAAGGAATTAGTTCCTCTTACTGAACAATCTACGGGAGATCACACGACAATAACGGGGATGAGCATAACGAAAGAAGACGGAACAACGGTTCAGATATCAACCCGCTCCATTATTGATGCGACGCAAGATGCGGATATTGCAGCCGCTGCAGGAGTTCCATACTCCATCGGTAGACAAGATATTGGAGATGGTAAATCCAAAATGGTCTCTACGCTCGTATTCAAGCTAAGCGGTGTTACAGATGAGGTATGGCAAAAGTTTAGGGAAAGAGAGGGAACCGGGGTTGATAAGATGAGTGCTTGGGGATACGGTGATGCTCGAAAATATGAATCCTCCAATCCACAACATATTAAGATTCGTAGTCTGAATATTGGAAGACAAAATGATGATACAATCTTGGTTAACACGATGCAGATTTTTGGGGTAGACCCGTTAGATCCCATATCTGTGAAAGAAGGTTTGGAGATCGGGAATAAAGAAGCCCCACGAATTGTTGATTTTCTGAAGAAAAATTATGATGAATTCGCAGGGCTGCAATATGCTGGGACAGCGAATGAGCTTTATGTGAGGGAGTCACGTCACATCTATGGCGAGTATCGATTAACTTTAGCGGATGTCATGGAAAATCGTGATCATTGGGATGCCATTGGATACGGTTCATACGATATTGATATTCAGAGCACGAGTGTTGGAAATGCCGGCACGATTATGTTAAGCCCGATTCAATATGGTGTACCTTTTCGTTCTCTTGTTCCGCTAAAGGTGGATGGTATGCTTGTCGTCGGACGTGCAGCAAGTTATGATACAATCCCACATGGTAGTGCGAGAGTTGTACCGCTGGGAATGGCAGAGGGAGAAGCGGCAGGAGCGGCGGTCAAACTGGCCTACGTCCATAAGGAGTCCTTCCGAGAACTCTCAGCTTCTGAAGAGAGAGCATCTGAATTACGCAAAATGCTGGAAAAACAGGGTATGGATCTAAAGGTACATCATTTCGAACAGCCTAAGTATATGGAACATAAGGATTACAAGGGATTGCTGGCTGCCACGAGTATGTATATGACTTCAGGCAATTATAATAACGATGGTTGGGAACTGGATAAAGGAATGAATCCGGAACGATTTTTAAGTAAATTGAAAAGAATGCAGTCGATGTTCCCAGAAGCCTACACCGGCAGTGCCGATCAAGCTCTGGCCACTATGGAGAATGCCTCAAGTCTACCTTTAACGTTGGATCAGGCTGCGTATATGTTATGTCTGGCAATGGGATCTGCAGAAGCTGAAACTTCACTTGAAGATGCACTTGCTCAATTACAAACGCAAAACTTTATAAGTGACGACACACTTGCTGGCATTGCTGACAAGAACAATCTTACCAATGGGGATGCGTTTATGCTCATTCGTGATGTAGTGGAATATTATTCAGGCGTTGTATTTGGTTAA
- a CDS encoding proline--tRNA ligase — protein MRQSEMFVPTLREAPAEADAAGHRWLLRSGMIRQLAAGIYSYLPLGRRILLNVERIVREEMDRAGCQEVLLPIMQPAELWEESGRYTQYGPELMRLKDRHAREFALGPTHEEVVTALARDEVNSYRKLPFTLYQIGTKFRDERRPRFGLLRGREFIMKDAYSFASDWEELDRTYQAMNTAYSRILERCGLDYIRVEADAGTIGGQGETHEFMALADVGEDTIVTCKHCGYAANLEKADYQTSEDTEKKEGSLEVPVDSASADSALQADEHSGAESVVRISTPGVRTITELSAFVGEAANHMIKTLLYLADGRLVAALVRGDHELNDIALKQVLGAEELILADDAAIAAHPSLKVGFLGPIGLNLPMVVDADVAVMKSAITGANEVDMHISGVRPGIDFALERVERIRFAAEGDACPTCGSPLGFTKGIEVGHIFKLGTKYSDAMGASFLDRNGRQCAPVMGCYGIGVSRLMAAIAEQYAGDEGIRWPATVAPYDVHLIPVSWKDEQQRQLTLELEQQLVEGGFTVLVDDRDERPGVKFKDAELIGLPVQIVIGRGAAEGQVELGSHALAASGESKRISLTAQEAVCYVKEQLTS, from the coding sequence ATGCGTCAAAGTGAAATGTTTGTTCCAACATTACGTGAAGCGCCAGCGGAGGCAGATGCGGCAGGACATCGCTGGTTACTGCGCTCCGGTATGATTCGCCAACTGGCAGCAGGAATCTACAGTTACCTGCCTCTTGGACGCCGTATATTGTTGAACGTTGAACGGATCGTTCGAGAAGAGATGGATCGTGCCGGTTGTCAGGAAGTATTACTGCCGATTATGCAGCCAGCCGAACTGTGGGAAGAGTCCGGAAGGTACACCCAGTATGGTCCTGAATTAATGCGTCTAAAGGATCGTCATGCAAGGGAGTTTGCTCTTGGACCAACACATGAAGAAGTGGTAACTGCGTTAGCGCGGGATGAGGTGAACTCGTATCGTAAGCTGCCATTCACGCTGTACCAGATCGGAACCAAGTTCCGGGATGAACGCCGTCCTCGATTTGGATTGCTGCGCGGTCGTGAATTTATCATGAAAGATGCGTACTCCTTTGCTTCCGATTGGGAAGAACTTGATCGTACCTATCAGGCGATGAATACAGCTTACAGTCGCATTTTGGAACGTTGTGGTCTGGACTATATCCGTGTCGAGGCGGACGCAGGAACGATTGGCGGTCAGGGGGAGACACACGAGTTCATGGCTCTTGCTGATGTGGGTGAGGACACGATTGTCACCTGCAAACATTGTGGATATGCCGCAAATCTGGAGAAAGCTGATTATCAGACTTCAGAAGATACGGAGAAAAAAGAAGGGAGCTTGGAAGTTCCAGTCGACTCTGCCAGTGCAGACTCCGCTCTTCAAGCGGATGAACATTCAGGAGCGGAAAGCGTAGTACGCATCTCGACACCTGGCGTTCGTACGATTACAGAGTTAAGCGCCTTTGTGGGCGAAGCTGCTAATCATATGATCAAAACACTACTTTATCTGGCAGACGGTCGGCTCGTTGCTGCCCTTGTACGTGGAGATCATGAACTGAATGATATCGCATTGAAGCAGGTGTTGGGTGCAGAGGAACTGATCCTTGCAGACGATGCAGCCATTGCAGCACATCCGAGTCTGAAGGTCGGTTTTCTGGGTCCGATTGGACTGAATCTGCCGATGGTAGTGGACGCTGACGTGGCAGTGATGAAGAGTGCAATCACAGGAGCCAATGAAGTGGATATGCATATTTCCGGTGTACGCCCAGGCATTGATTTTGCATTGGAGCGAGTAGAACGAATCCGTTTTGCTGCTGAAGGGGATGCTTGTCCAACATGTGGCTCACCACTTGGTTTTACCAAAGGCATTGAGGTTGGACACATTTTCAAATTGGGAACGAAATATAGTGATGCCATGGGTGCTTCATTCCTGGATCGTAATGGTCGCCAGTGCGCGCCAGTCATGGGGTGTTACGGCATTGGCGTATCCCGCCTGATGGCTGCTATAGCTGAGCAGTATGCAGGAGATGAAGGCATACGATGGCCTGCGACTGTGGCGCCATATGATGTGCATCTGATTCCGGTAAGCTGGAAGGATGAGCAGCAGCGTCAACTCACGCTGGAACTGGAACAACAATTGGTCGAGGGTGGTTTCACTGTATTAGTCGATGACCGGGACGAACGACCAGGTGTGAAATTCAAGGATGCGGAGCTAATCGGATTGCCTGTACAGATCGTGATTGGCCGAGGAGCAGCAGAAGGACAGGTTGAACTGGGATCACACGCCCTTGCTGCATCAGGTGAATCGAAGCGAATCTCGTTAACGGCCCAGGAAGCCGTGTGTTATGTGAAGGAACAGCTCACTTCCTAG